The genomic DNA AAAACAGTACAACTAAATACATACGCTAATAATACAATACAAGTTCACATGCTATCTAATATTCAAGATATAGATATTGCCATGCCTTCTCAGGAAGCTAAAATAATAATAAATCCAAGAACTGGATCTATTGTCATGAACAAAGAAGTCAAATTAGGAACATGTATTATAGCGCATAAAAATTTATCGGTAATAATTAATAGAATAATTCATCAAAATAATACAAATTTAAAAAACTCGATTTTAAATAATAAATCAAATTTATTAAAAAATATTAATAATAATTATATAGAAAACGAAGTAATTAATAATGAAAATTTAAATGATATAATACGAGCATTAAATTCGTTAGGAACCAAACCTGATGAATTAATATCTATTCTTCAATCAATGAAAATTGCAGGTTGTATTCATGCCAAATTGGAAATCATTTAATGCAAAACAATTTATCTTTACTTAACATAAATAGTTACCCGGCGAAGTTAGTCGATGATTTAAAATATCAAGTAAAAATTCATCCTAATAAATACGCATTAGAAACAGCTAAAGAAGTAGAAAGTATTTTTATTTACATGTTATTAAAAAGTATGAGATGTTCTTTATCAAAAGAAAATTTATTAGATAATAATCAAAGTCGTTTATATACTGAAATATACGATGAAAAAATCTCGAAAGAACTAACTAAAAAAGGTATTGGATTAACAAATATTATTTTAAATCAAATTCAACAAAAAAAACTATATACATAATAATTATAATAATTTATAAAGGAAGACATATGAGCACCATATTAACTTCTACTATTTCTAGTATTGATGCTATACAAATATTAATTAATAATACATCAGCAAAAGTTTTAAACCCAAACTCTCAAAACAAATCAGAACGTATTTCAATAGAAAATAACATAGATGAATCTAATATTGACGCAGGAGTAAAGGTACAAAAAGCATATGATGAATATAATAATTTCATTGATGAAGAAAAACGAAGAACGAGTGAACGCGTACAAGATGAGCAAACAAGAATTGAAGAGTATTTAAAATTAGAAGATTTATTTGTTGAAAAAATACATATTTTTAATGATTTAATGATGGGATTAAACTCATCTATAAAAGAAAACATTATTAATAAAAATCAAAATGTATTTAACGAAGAAATTGAAAATAATTTAAAACATATTGTAGGCGAATTGAAAAATTTTAATGAAAAATTAACTTTTTTAGAAAATGATGTTAAAAATACTATATCAGAAAAAATAAAAAAAGCAAATATCTTAATTAATAAAATTTATAACCTTAATATTGATATTCGTTATTTTCCAGTAAAACAAGCGCCTAATGGTATCTATAAGTATATTGATCAAAGAGATAAATTAGTTGATGAATTAAACGATATTATTGGGGTTACAGTAATTAAAGATGATCATACTTTTGAAGTTCGATTAAATAATGGTATGTCTATTATTGACGATAATAAAAAGACAAATTTTATTGTTGTAACATCGAAAACTGATGATAAATATATCAGCATCGGGTATTGGGATGATAATAATAAACAACTAAAAAAAATAGAACATATGATTCCAAGTGGATCTTTAGGTGCTCTTTTTTCATTTCGAAGAGAAGAATTACAAAACGCTAAAAACAAGCTTGGTCAATTAACTATAAATTTTGCCGACAGTATTAATGAGAATCATACGTTAGGATACGATATGCTTGGTAATCTCGGTAAACAAGTATTTCATATTAGTCAACCTGAAATTATAGCTAGTTCAAGCAATAAAACAAACCCATTTACCTCTATCAAATGGATGTCAACTAGCGATGCACAAGATACTAATTATATAGTATCAATGAAAAATAATCGATGGATAGTTCAAAAATTAAGTGATCAAACAATGTTTGAGCCAGAGGTATATCAAAACAATAATAATGTATATCTTAGCTTTGATGGAATGGAATTAAAAATTGAAGGAAATAATAACGAAGGAAACATGTATATGATTAAACCATATGCTAAAACTTTAGATGAGCTAGAGCTTTTAATTGTAGAAGACAGTCCATTTGCATTTTCTTCAACAAATGATGTGAATCAACAAAACAAAAATAATGCAATTATTATACAAAATTTAAATAAAGATAAATTAGTAAATAAAAAAGATACGTTAGGTACATCTTATCTTAAATTTTTAAAATCTATATCATATAAATGTAATGATCTCGAAGAAAAAGTACCTTTTAAACGTCAAATGATTAAAATATTAGAAAATAAAAAATTATCAATGTCTGACGATATTAGTGAAGATTATAAAGAACTTAGCTATGAACAAAAATGTTATCTTGCAAATGTGAAAATATTAAAAATGGCTGAAAGCATTTTCAATGACATTGTCGATTGTTATAGCTAATATTTACATAAATTTTAAAATAAAAACTTACTTTATAAAAGTAAGTTTTTATTTTTTATGTTTAATTTAACTAAAGAATTAATACGTTGTTAACATGATCATATATAGTAAAATTGATTTATAAAAAAACAATTTTATTCAACTTTTGTGACTGGTGAAGTGGAAAGATTATTTGCAGAATGTGCTCCAGCAGAATTATTTTTTTTATTTGATTGTTCTAAAAAAACTGAAAATTTTTTTGTTTTTTTATATTCTGAAGATGGTGTATTATTAACAATTTTAGTAATAGGTGCGTAAGCTTGATATTTCTTTCTTTCTTTGTTTAAATTTTGACTGATTAAATTTTTTTTTTGATGTAATATTAATATACAATTTTTTTTAAAAGTTAACTTTAAGTTTGTTGGTTCTTGTGTTATCTCTAGATTTTTAAAATTTTTTTTAATTATATGAAAATGATTTTTTTTATTTTCTTTAAAATTGTTAAATTTTTTAAACAATGTATTTTTTTGAATGGTTACATTCTTTGGGCAATTAGATAAAATATTTATTTTTTTTTTAATATTTAAATTATTATTTTTTTTTATTGTATCAAATTTTATTAACGAATGTTTAAAACAAACCCTACCAAATGCTAATTCTAATGAGAAAACGAAATTATTATTTATTGACTGAAAAGATTTTGTAGAACATATATCAACAAATTTATTTTTTAAAGATGTTGAATTTTTAATATCAAATGTTTTATAAATTTGACAAATAATAAAATTATTATTTTTAATTAAATTAGTATATTGATTATAATTGAAGAAAGAATCATTTATATCACAAAAAATTTTATTAAATAATAATTCTTTTTTCAAAGAAATGTTATTATTAACGTTATTTAAAGGAAATTTAAACAAATCAAATTTTTTTGTATAACAAATAATATTATTTTTTTTTAAACAATTATTATTAAAAGATAAAGGATAATTTTTTTGATTGATCAAATTATATTTGTTATTAAAATTATTTTTATTTAATATATTTTGTTGAATTTTGTCGTCTGTAGATATAATACTCTTTTTATTAAATGAAAAAATATTTAATTTTTTTAAAAAAACATTATTTTTATACTGAAAAATATTTTTTTTGATCATTAAACTTTTGAAAAAAATATTTTTTATAAAAAAAGATTCTTTTATCCAGGATATAAAATTAATAAAAAAATTATTTTGAATATTTTTTTTTATTTTTTTTCCACGAATCATATTTCTTGAATGTTTAGATTGATTAAATAACACATGGTTTTTTAAAAATGGTTTAGATTTATTTTTTTTTTCTATAATTTCCTTTTTAATATTTTTTGAGTTTTGATATTTTTCAATACTAAAAAGATAGTCTCTAATTGATGGTATTTTTTCCCCTTTTCTAATCCGAGACACAAGGTAATGGGGCGTTTTCATGTTTTTATTGGGAACGATAATTGTTTTTCCACCAGCTTGTCGTTTTTCAATAGCATGCACTGCATCTCTTTTTTCATTTAATAAATAACAAGCAATTTCTATTGGTACAATAGCATGTACTTCATATGTATTTTCTTTTAAAGCTTCTTCTTCAATTAAACGCAAAATTGATAAAGATAAAGATTCATTATCTCTGATTGTACCTGTACCGGTACATCTGGGGCAAACATGATGAGTAGATTCACCTAAAGATGAGCTTAATCTTTGTCGAGACATTTCTAATAAACCAAATTTAGAAATATTACCAATTTGAACACGTGCTCGATCTTCTCGTACAATTTCACGAAGTTTATTTTCAATAACTTTTTGGTTTTTTAAAGCAGTCATATCTATAAAATCAATTACTATCAACCCACCTAAATCTCTTAATCTTAATTGTCTTGAAATTTCTTCAACTGCTTCCAAATTAGTATTAAATGCGGTTGATTCAATATCTAATCCTTTTGTAGAACGAGCAGAATTAATATCAATAGCTGTTAAAGCTTCTGTGCTGTCTACCATAATTGAACCTCCAGATGGTAAACGCACTTTTCTTTGAAAAGCAGAATTAATTTGAGATTCAATTTGGTAATAACTAAATAATGGCACTTCTCCAGTGTATAATTTTATTTTATTAATAAAATCTGGCCGACCTAAAGCAGAAATATGTTCTCTAGCTATATTAAGTATTTTTGGATTATCAATTAAAATTTCACCAATATCTTGACGCAAATAATCTCTAAATGCACGAAAGATAACATTGTTTTCTTGATGAATTAAAAATGGTGCAGATTTATTTTCTGAAGCTTTTTGAATAGCATCCCAGTGTTTTAATCTGAGAGATAAATCCCACTGCAATGATTTTATTGATTTTCCCACTCCAGCAGTTCGAATAATTAAACCCATATTTTTCGGTAATTTTAAAGATAAAAGTAAATCTTTTAATTCAGTACGATCATTTCCTTCAATTCTTCTAGATATACCCGCAATATTAGGACTATTAGGCATTAAAACAAGATAACTTCCTGCTAAAGTAACAAAAGTAGTTAAAGCTGCACCTTTATTTCCTCTTTCTTCTTTATTGATTTGAACTATTAATTCTTGCCCTTCTTGCAAAACATTTTTAATATTTAAATGTATATTGCTATGATAATTTTTTGGAAAATATTTTTTAGCAATTTCTTTTAAAGGTAGAAAACCGTTTTTTTCTATTCCGTAATCTACAAAAGCAGCTTCTAAACTAGGTTCTATGCGAGTAATTTTTCCTTTATATATATTGGATTTTTTTTGTTCTGATCCAGAATTTTCTATATCAAGATCATATAAACGCTGACCATCAACAAGAGCTACACGTAACTCTTCCTGCTGAGTTGCGTTAATTAACATTCTTTTCATTATAACATTTTCTCTCTTATTTTTATAAATAAGTAAATACATCAACAGGAAATATATACTTTTAAAAAAATAATATTTTATTATCTAATCATGATTTTTATTTAAAATATATATAAAAATAAGTTGTTTGAAAATAACTTAAAAATTAATTAAATAAAATTTTTAAAAACTAAAAATATTATTTTTTTATAATTGAAAATTATAAATAATTTAATTATTGATACTAATATATTTATATGATTAATTATATTATAATTAATAAAAATTAAAAAAATTACTTAATTAAAGAGATTTTTTTAATGACATATAAAACATTGTCTGCATCTATTATATATATTAATAAAGATATGATAAATCAACGCATTGATAATTTTTTGAAAAAAAAATTTAAAAATATACCTAAAAGTATGATTTATCGTATTATTAGAACAGGAAAGGTTCGAATAAATAAAAAAAGAATCAAACCTAGTTATAAATTAAAAATTGGAGATAATCTTAAAATCCCACCAATTAAAATTTTAATCGAGGAAAAAAAACAATTCTGTATAAAAAAATATGAAGAAAATTTATTAAATCATATACTTTATGAAGATAATTATTTGCTAGTAATAAATAAACCTTCTGGTATCGCAGTGCATGCTGGAAGCGGTATTAGTTTCGGTGTAATAGAATATTTAAGAGATATTCGTCCACTAGAAAAATTTCTTGAACTTGTACATCGTATTGATCGAGAGACTTCAGGAATATTAATATTAGCAAAAAAAAGAACAGCTTTGATAGCAATGCATCAACAAATACGAGAGAAAAAAATAATAAAAGAATATATTGCGTTAGTACATGGTATATGGCCTCATAGTTTAAAAAAAATATCAAAACCTTTACTAAAGATTCATTTAAAAAATAAACAAAAAAAAATGTTTATTCATAATCATGGAAAAACTGCAGAAACTTATTTTCAAATAAGAAAACAATATTCTTTTACAACATTAATGTCTATTTTCCCGAAAACAGGTAGAACACATCAAATTCGAGCACATACATCACATGAAGGTCATCCAATCTGCTTTGATGAACGTTATGGAAACTCGAATTTAGATAAATTAATAAAAAATAAAATCAACCCTAAAAGACTGTTATTGCATGCTTTTTCAATTAATTTTATACATCCAAAAAGTGGTAACATGTTATATATAAAAGC from Buchnera aphidicola (Aphis aurantii) includes the following:
- a CDS encoding rod-binding protein gives rise to the protein MQNNLSLLNINSYPAKLVDDLKYQVKIHPNKYALETAKEVESIFIYMLLKSMRCSLSKENLLDNNQSRLYTEIYDEKISKELTKKGIGLTNIILNQIQQKKLYT
- a CDS encoding FlgK family flagellar hook-associated protein, which encodes MSTILTSTISSIDAIQILINNTSAKVLNPNSQNKSERISIENNIDESNIDAGVKVQKAYDEYNNFIDEEKRRTSERVQDEQTRIEEYLKLEDLFVEKIHIFNDLMMGLNSSIKENIINKNQNVFNEEIENNLKHIVGELKNFNEKLTFLENDVKNTISEKIKKANILINKIYNLNIDIRYFPVKQAPNGIYKYIDQRDKLVDELNDIIGVTVIKDDHTFEVRLNNGMSIIDDNKKTNFIVVTSKTDDKYISIGYWDDNNKQLKKIEHMIPSGSLGALFSFRREELQNAKNKLGQLTINFADSINENHTLGYDMLGNLGKQVFHISQPEIIASSSNKTNPFTSIKWMSTSDAQDTNYIVSMKNNRWIVQKLSDQTMFEPEVYQNNNNVYLSFDGMELKIEGNNNEGNMYMIKPYAKTLDELELLIVEDSPFAFSSTNDVNQQNKNNAIIIQNLNKDKLVNKKDTLGTSYLKFLKSISYKCNDLEEKVPFKRQMIKILENKKLSMSDDISEDYKELSYEQKCYLANVKILKMAESIFNDIVDCYS
- the rne gene encoding ribonuclease E, giving the protein MKRMLINATQQEELRVALVDGQRLYDLDIENSGSEQKKSNIYKGKITRIEPSLEAAFVDYGIEKNGFLPLKEIAKKYFPKNYHSNIHLNIKNVLQEGQELIVQINKEERGNKGAALTTFVTLAGSYLVLMPNSPNIAGISRRIEGNDRTELKDLLLSLKLPKNMGLIIRTAGVGKSIKSLQWDLSLRLKHWDAIQKASENKSAPFLIHQENNVIFRAFRDYLRQDIGEILIDNPKILNIAREHISALGRPDFINKIKLYTGEVPLFSYYQIESQINSAFQRKVRLPSGGSIMVDSTEALTAIDINSARSTKGLDIESTAFNTNLEAVEEISRQLRLRDLGGLIVIDFIDMTALKNQKVIENKLREIVREDRARVQIGNISKFGLLEMSRQRLSSSLGESTHHVCPRCTGTGTIRDNESLSLSILRLIEEEALKENTYEVHAIVPIEIACYLLNEKRDAVHAIEKRQAGGKTIIVPNKNMKTPHYLVSRIRKGEKIPSIRDYLFSIEKYQNSKNIKKEIIEKKNKSKPFLKNHVLFNQSKHSRNMIRGKKIKKNIQNNFFINFISWIKESFFIKNIFFKSLMIKKNIFQYKNNVFLKKLNIFSFNKKSIISTDDKIQQNILNKNNFNNKYNLINQKNYPLSFNNNCLKKNNIICYTKKFDLFKFPLNNVNNNISLKKELLFNKIFCDINDSFFNYNQYTNLIKNNNFIICQIYKTFDIKNSTSLKNKFVDICSTKSFQSINNNFVFSLELAFGRVCFKHSLIKFDTIKKNNNLNIKKKINILSNCPKNVTIQKNTLFKKFNNFKENKKNHFHIIKKNFKNLEITQEPTNLKLTFKKNCILILHQKKNLISQNLNKERKKYQAYAPITKIVNNTPSSEYKKTKKFSVFLEQSNKKNNSAGAHSANNLSTSPVTKVE
- the rluC gene encoding 23S rRNA pseudouridine(955/2504/2580) synthase RluC; the encoded protein is MTYKTLSASIIYINKDMINQRIDNFLKKKFKNIPKSMIYRIIRTGKVRINKKRIKPSYKLKIGDNLKIPPIKILIEEKKQFCIKKYEENLLNHILYEDNYLLVINKPSGIAVHAGSGISFGVIEYLRDIRPLEKFLELVHRIDRETSGILILAKKRTALIAMHQQIREKKIIKEYIALVHGIWPHSLKKISKPLLKIHLKNKQKKMFIHNHGKTAETYFQIRKQYSFTTLMSIFPKTGRTHQIRAHTSHEGHPICFDERYGNSNLDKLIKNKINPKRLLLHAFSINFIHPKSGNMLYIKAPLSVSIRNFLKTLV